A portion of the Micromonospora vinacea genome contains these proteins:
- a CDS encoding SIS domain-containing protein, whose protein sequence is MAHVDAEIASQPDCWREAARLAEVVRGDLPRPGERVAVVGCGTSWFMAMAYAARREQAGQGETDAFQASEFPAGRRYDRLIAITRSGTTTEVLELLAALRGQTPTTVIVGDPTSPAVELAAATVAMPFADERSVVQTRFATTALALLRAQLGDPVTALAADAEVAVRSPLPIDPATIEQATFLGRGWTIGLAQEAALKCREAATFWAEAYPAMDYRHGPISVAAPGRLVWAFGELPDGLPEDVAATGAAFVHSRTHGWRTVLGSWSAGRTPVDPMADLILAQRFAVALATSRGLDPDAPRHLTRSVVLAP, encoded by the coding sequence ATGGCGCACGTGGACGCGGAGATCGCGAGCCAACCCGACTGCTGGCGGGAGGCGGCCAGGCTGGCCGAGGTCGTACGCGGTGACCTGCCGCGTCCCGGGGAGCGGGTCGCCGTCGTGGGTTGCGGCACGTCGTGGTTCATGGCGATGGCGTACGCGGCCCGCCGCGAGCAGGCCGGCCAGGGTGAGACCGACGCGTTCCAGGCGTCCGAGTTCCCCGCCGGCCGCCGCTACGACCGGCTGATCGCGATCACCCGTTCCGGCACCACCACCGAAGTGCTGGAACTGCTCGCCGCGCTACGCGGACAGACACCCACCACGGTCATCGTCGGTGACCCCACGTCCCCGGCGGTCGAGCTGGCCGCCGCCACCGTGGCCATGCCCTTCGCCGACGAACGGTCGGTGGTGCAGACCCGCTTCGCGACCACCGCGTTGGCCCTGCTCCGGGCCCAGCTCGGCGACCCGGTGACCGCGCTCGCCGCCGACGCGGAGGTGGCGGTGCGGTCCCCGCTGCCGATCGACCCGGCCACCATCGAGCAGGCCACCTTCCTCGGTCGGGGGTGGACGATCGGGCTGGCCCAGGAGGCCGCGCTGAAGTGTCGCGAGGCGGCCACCTTCTGGGCCGAGGCGTACCCGGCGATGGACTACCGGCACGGCCCCATCTCGGTCGCCGCGCCGGGCCGGCTGGTCTGGGCGTTCGGTGAGCTGCCCGACGGGCTGCCCGAGGATGTGGCCGCCACCGGCGCGGCCTTCGTGCATAGCCGCACGCACGGTTGGCGCACGGTGCTGGGCAGCTGGTCCGCCGGCCGTACCCCGGTCGACCCGATGGCCGACCTGATCCTGGCCCAGCGCTTCGCGGTTGCGCTGGCCACCAGCCGGGGCCTCGACCCGGACGCGCCCCGACACCTGACCCGGTCCGTGGTTCTCGCGCCATGA
- a CDS encoding ROK family protein: MTDDSVVVALDVGGTGMKCALVRPDGVVVRTERHPTDAARGPAAVVGTILDVAGGLADKARADGLTPIAVGIAVPGVVDEARGVAVWSANVGFRDVPLRDLTVTRLGLPTALGHDVRVGGLAEARLGAGRGTGHVLFVAIGTGIAAAHVVDGTAAVGAHGAAGEIGHILVRPDGPRCGCGRPGCLEAMASAAAIGRRYAELAGETADVPVTAAEVAERAAAGEPLAGQVWQEAIEALADGLASGQALFDVATIVLGGGLAQAGDRLLTPLRAALHERMTFHREPQLVAAALGDEAGCLGAALLALDTVGVRDLQEKR; this comes from the coding sequence ATGACCGACGACAGCGTGGTCGTTGCGCTGGACGTCGGCGGCACCGGCATGAAGTGCGCGCTGGTCCGCCCGGACGGCGTCGTGGTCCGCACCGAGCGGCACCCCACCGACGCCGCACGCGGCCCGGCCGCCGTGGTCGGCACCATCCTTGACGTGGCCGGTGGGCTGGCCGACAAGGCCCGCGCCGACGGGCTCACCCCGATCGCGGTCGGCATCGCTGTGCCCGGGGTGGTGGACGAGGCACGCGGAGTCGCGGTCTGGTCGGCGAACGTGGGCTTCCGGGACGTACCCCTGCGGGACCTGACGGTGACGCGGCTCGGCCTGCCGACGGCGCTCGGCCACGACGTGCGGGTCGGTGGTCTCGCCGAGGCCCGGCTCGGCGCCGGACGCGGCACCGGGCACGTGCTGTTCGTGGCGATCGGCACCGGCATCGCCGCCGCGCATGTGGTCGACGGCACGGCCGCGGTGGGTGCCCACGGCGCCGCCGGGGAGATCGGCCACATCCTGGTCCGGCCCGACGGTCCGCGCTGCGGCTGCGGCCGACCCGGCTGCCTGGAGGCGATGGCGTCGGCCGCCGCGATCGGCCGCCGCTACGCCGAACTCGCCGGCGAGACCGCCGACGTGCCGGTGACCGCGGCAGAGGTGGCCGAACGGGCCGCGGCCGGCGAACCGCTGGCCGGCCAGGTCTGGCAGGAGGCGATCGAAGCGCTCGCCGATGGCCTCGCCAGCGGGCAGGCGCTGTTCGACGTGGCGACGATCGTGCTCGGCGGCGGCCTGGCCCAGGCCGGGGACCGGCTGCTGACCCCGCTGCGGGCGGCGCTGCACGAACGGATGACCTTCCACCGGGAGCCGCAGCTGGTCGCGGCAGCCCTCGGCGACGAGGCCGGTTGCCTCGGTGCCGCCCTGCTCGCCCTGGACACCGTGGGTGTCCGTGACCTTCAGGAGAAGCGATGA
- the nagA gene encoding N-acetylglucosamine-6-phosphate deacetylase has protein sequence MTVRVNGRVVTPTGVVRQGCVEWDGDRITAVAEYPSVRDGHWILPGFVDMHTHGGGGHTFTTGDADEARKAADFHLSHGTTTLLASLVSAPFPLMRTATEAFAPLVDEGVLAGVHFEGPYLSAARCGAQNPEYLRDPSTDELTELIKLGRGAIRMVTLAPERDGALEAIKLLTAQRVVAAVGHTDATYEQTRAAVAAGASVGTHLFNGMRPVHHREPGPVVALLDAPTVICELVADGVHLHDGMLTFATATAGPDRAALITDAMAAAGMPDGEYELGGQAVTVADGVARLARDGAIAGSTLTMDAALRHAVNAGIPIADAARMVATTPARAIGLGDRVGSLQVGLRADLVVLDDDLNVVRVLRGGSWVE, from the coding sequence ATGACCGTACGGGTGAACGGCCGAGTGGTGACCCCGACCGGAGTCGTCCGGCAGGGCTGCGTCGAGTGGGACGGCGATCGGATCACAGCGGTGGCCGAGTATCCGTCGGTGCGCGACGGGCACTGGATCCTGCCCGGCTTCGTCGACATGCACACGCACGGCGGTGGCGGGCACACCTTCACCACCGGTGACGCGGACGAGGCCCGCAAGGCGGCCGACTTCCACCTCTCGCACGGCACCACCACACTGCTGGCAAGCCTGGTCAGCGCACCCTTCCCGCTGATGCGTACGGCAACCGAGGCGTTCGCCCCGTTGGTCGACGAGGGCGTGTTGGCGGGGGTCCACTTCGAGGGGCCGTACCTGTCGGCCGCCCGCTGCGGCGCGCAGAACCCGGAGTACCTGCGTGACCCGTCGACCGACGAGCTGACCGAGCTGATCAAGCTGGGTCGCGGTGCCATCCGGATGGTCACCCTCGCCCCGGAGCGCGACGGCGCGCTGGAGGCGATCAAGCTGCTCACCGCGCAGCGGGTGGTGGCGGCGGTGGGTCACACCGACGCCACGTACGAGCAGACCCGCGCCGCGGTCGCCGCCGGCGCCAGTGTCGGCACCCACCTGTTCAACGGGATGCGCCCGGTGCATCACCGCGAGCCGGGGCCGGTGGTGGCCCTGCTCGACGCGCCCACAGTGATCTGCGAGCTGGTCGCCGACGGGGTGCACCTGCACGACGGCATGCTGACCTTCGCCACGGCGACCGCCGGCCCGGACCGCGCCGCGCTGATCACCGACGCGATGGCCGCCGCCGGAATGCCCGACGGCGAGTACGAGCTGGGCGGCCAGGCCGTCACCGTCGCCGACGGGGTGGCCCGGCTGGCCCGCGACGGCGCGATCGCGGGCAGCACGCTGACGATGGACGCCGCGCTGCGGCATGCCGTGAACGCTGGAATCCCCATCGCCGACGCCGCACGGATGGTGGCCACCACCCCGGCGCGGGCCATCGGCCTCGGCGACCGGGTCGGGTCCCTCCAGGTGGGTCTCCGCGCCGACCTTGTGGTGCTCGACGACGACCTCAACGTGGTGCGGGTGCTGCGCGGAGGCTCCTGGGTGGAGTGA
- a CDS encoding DUF4032 domain-containing protein: protein MRITSALVDPALLDLPWSTPLEEWPAQHLVALPQGISRHIVRFVRLGDYVYAFKETRERIAEREYDLLRALERIDFPSVEAVAVVADRQTEDGEPLESVLITRHLQFSLPYRALFSHTLRPETMSRLLDALAALIVRMHLTGFFWGDCSLSNTLFRRDAGAFAAYLVDAETGALHNSLSNGQRGEDLEIARVNIFGEALDLQAAGLLHESIDPEVVCEEVVQRYERLWHEITYEQAIEREARHDIEGRIRRLNELGFDVAEVAMSSIDGGRFLVRPKVVDAGYHTRRLLRLTGLDAEENQARKLLNDLDAYRAESDLIDEQQAAHRWLTEVFEPVVRAVPAHLRRKLEPQELFAQIIEHKWLLSEQAGRDVGMRHAVQSYLSDVLVHRPDEQAVLGVEVPSLG, encoded by the coding sequence GTGCGGATCACGTCTGCCCTCGTGGACCCGGCGCTGCTCGACCTGCCCTGGTCGACACCGCTGGAAGAGTGGCCTGCCCAACACCTGGTGGCGCTGCCGCAGGGCATCTCCCGGCACATCGTCCGGTTCGTCCGGTTGGGCGACTACGTGTACGCGTTCAAGGAGACCCGCGAGCGGATCGCCGAGCGGGAGTACGACCTGCTGCGGGCCCTGGAGCGGATCGACTTTCCGTCGGTCGAGGCGGTGGCGGTCGTCGCCGACCGGCAGACCGAGGACGGCGAGCCGCTCGAATCGGTGCTGATCACCCGGCACCTGCAGTTCTCGTTGCCGTACCGGGCGCTCTTCTCGCACACCCTTCGGCCGGAGACGATGAGCCGGCTACTCGACGCGCTCGCCGCCCTGATCGTGCGGATGCACCTGACCGGCTTCTTCTGGGGCGACTGCTCGTTGTCGAACACGCTGTTCCGCCGGGACGCGGGCGCCTTCGCCGCCTACCTGGTGGACGCGGAGACGGGTGCCCTGCACAACTCGCTCTCCAACGGTCAGCGTGGTGAGGACCTGGAGATCGCCCGGGTGAACATCTTCGGTGAGGCGCTGGACCTTCAGGCCGCCGGCCTGTTGCACGAGTCCATCGACCCGGAGGTGGTCTGCGAGGAGGTCGTGCAGCGCTACGAGCGGCTCTGGCACGAGATCACCTATGAGCAGGCGATCGAGCGGGAGGCCCGGCACGACATCGAGGGCCGGATCCGCCGGCTCAACGAGCTGGGCTTCGACGTCGCCGAGGTGGCCATGTCGTCCATCGACGGCGGGCGATTCCTGGTCCGGCCGAAGGTCGTCGACGCCGGCTACCACACCCGGCGGCTGTTGCGGCTGACCGGGCTGGACGCCGAGGAGAACCAGGCCCGCAAGCTGCTCAACGACCTGGACGCCTACCGCGCGGAGAGCGACCTGATCGACGAGCAGCAGGCCGCCCACCGCTGGCTCACCGAGGTCTTCGAGCCGGTGGTCCGGGCCGTCCCCGCGCACCTGCGCCGCAAGCTGGAGCCGCAGGAGCTGTTCGCCCAGATCATCGAGCACAAGTGGTTGCTCTCCGAGCAGGCCGGCCGGGACGTCGGGATGCGCCACGCGGTCCAGTCGTACCTGTCCGACGTGCTGGTGCACCGCCCCGACGAGCAGGCCGTCCTCGGCGTCGAGGTTCCCAGCCTGGGTTGA